In Deltaproteobacteria bacterium HGW-Deltaproteobacteria-6, a genomic segment contains:
- a CDS encoding ATP-dependent DNA ligase, translating into MNRKAAQIAGRNLSLSNLEKVLYPSTGFTKAHVLEYYRLAAPFILPHLADRALTLKRYPDGVANDYFFEKRCPVHRPSWVATAEIARDSGGPMTVCLVNDLDTLMWVENLAALELHVPLSRAAAPENPDAVVFDLDPGPGAGLPDCLRVALILRDLLAGLKLACIPKTSGMKGLHVLVPLNHKETTFDNTKKFSKSVAQVLERNYPDLVTSKMAKEQRIKKVFINWSQNDSSKTIVCVYSLRAGDHPTVSFPLAWKELEHLESKGDPDKIQVEHAEAISRLKKSGDLFAGMLTVKQRLPYL; encoded by the coding sequence TTGAATAGAAAAGCGGCTCAGATTGCAGGAAGAAACCTGTCTTTATCCAACCTGGAAAAGGTCCTCTATCCTTCCACCGGGTTCACGAAGGCCCACGTTCTGGAATACTACCGGCTTGCCGCCCCGTTTATTCTTCCGCATCTCGCGGACCGGGCGCTGACCTTAAAACGTTATCCCGACGGCGTGGCAAACGACTATTTTTTTGAAAAGCGCTGTCCCGTCCACCGACCGTCCTGGGTGGCCACGGCGGAAATCGCACGCGACAGCGGCGGGCCCATGACGGTCTGTCTGGTAAATGATCTGGATACGCTGATGTGGGTGGAAAATCTGGCCGCACTGGAGCTGCATGTGCCGCTTTCGCGCGCGGCCGCGCCGGAAAATCCGGATGCCGTCGTTTTTGATCTCGACCCCGGTCCCGGCGCCGGCCTTCCGGATTGTCTGCGTGTGGCGCTGATCCTGCGGGATCTGCTTGCCGGGTTAAAGCTTGCTTGTATTCCCAAAACATCGGGGATGAAGGGGCTTCATGTGCTGGTTCCCCTGAATCACAAAGAAACAACATTCGACAACACCAAGAAATTTTCCAAATCCGTGGCCCAGGTGCTGGAGCGCAACTATCCGGACCTGGTCACATCCAAAATGGCCAAGGAGCAGCGGATCAAAAAAGTTTTCATTAACTGGTCTCAAAATGATTCGTCCAAGACCATAGTTTGCGTTTACTCCCTGCGGGCAGGCGATCATCCGACCGTCTCGTTTCCTCTGGCCTGGAAGGAACTGGAACATTTGGAAAGCAAAGGCGACCCGGATAAAATTCAGGTCGAACACGCCGAAGCCATCAGCCGCCTTAAGAAATCAGGCGATTTGTTTGCCGGGATGCTGACGGTGAAGCAGCGCCTCCCTTATTTATAA
- a CDS encoding DUF72 domain-containing protein gives MKFYIGTSGYGYKEWKGRFYPEKISPHDMLGFYAGHLGAVEMNNTFYHMPTDAVLTSWTRQVPADFIFAFKAPRIITHYKRLKDVGAEISYFFRTLTVLHSKLGPVLFQFPDRFQADHKQLEDFLILLPAWASCAFEFRSPSWFTDMTLQLLRAKNCSLCITDTDEHPAGAIASTAPWGYLRLRRSDYTDADLSLWLKKIRLQKWKAVFVFFKHEAQAKGPELAMRFRKLAETSDT, from the coding sequence ATGAAATTTTATATTGGAACCAGTGGATATGGCTACAAGGAATGGAAGGGTAGGTTTTACCCGGAAAAAATCTCTCCCCATGACATGCTGGGCTTCTATGCCGGCCATCTCGGCGCAGTGGAGATGAACAACACCTTTTATCATATGCCTACGGACGCCGTCCTGACCTCCTGGACCCGGCAGGTGCCTGCCGATTTTATCTTTGCCTTCAAAGCGCCCCGGATCATCACACATTACAAGCGTCTCAAAGACGTGGGCGCGGAGATTTCATATTTTTTCCGGACGCTGACCGTCCTGCACAGCAAACTGGGGCCGGTGCTTTTTCAGTTTCCTGATCGTTTTCAGGCGGACCACAAACAATTGGAAGATTTTCTCATACTGCTTCCCGCCTGGGCTTCTTGTGCCTTTGAGTTTCGCAGTCCGTCCTGGTTCACGGATATGACTTTGCAACTGCTGCGGGCAAAAAATTGCAGCCTCTGCATAACGGACACCGACGAGCATCCGGCGGGAGCTATCGCAAGCACCGCGCCATGGGGATATCTGCGGCTGCGCCGGTCGGATTACACGGATGCCGATCTCTCATTGTGGCTCAAAAAAATCCGACTTCAAAAATGGAAAGCCGTCTTTGTCTTTTTCAAGCACGAAGCTCAGGCGAAAGGGCCTGAGTTGGCGATGCGTTTCAGAAAGCTTGCGGAAACCAGCGACACATAA